In the Marinomonas algicola genome, one interval contains:
- a CDS encoding LolA family protein has protein sequence MYRKFSLKNVLIAFCVIFSVSSFAADQIKDGQGSQAAVLAELLEANRNVEGKFLQVTYNDSGDQVQLSEGVFMLASPNRFVWDTINPFPQRIISDGEWLTIWDVDLEQATKKKVVNTLGQSPAALLGQPAAKVLPFYDVAFLGQQRFRLIPNSEEGLFGSLTLSFKNDVIGAMSIEDSLGQTTVIEFNDIETHEGVSEKNFVVDLPSDIDVFIEE, from the coding sequence ATGTATCGTAAATTCTCGTTGAAAAATGTACTGATTGCTTTTTGTGTGATTTTTTCTGTGTCTTCTTTTGCCGCAGATCAAATTAAGGATGGTCAAGGGAGTCAAGCCGCTGTATTGGCAGAATTATTAGAAGCCAATAGAAATGTTGAAGGTAAATTTCTTCAAGTTACCTATAACGATTCTGGAGATCAAGTACAATTAAGTGAAGGCGTTTTCATGCTTGCTAGCCCTAATCGTTTTGTTTGGGATACGATCAACCCTTTCCCACAACGCATTATTTCTGATGGTGAGTGGTTGACAATATGGGATGTTGATTTAGAGCAGGCGACTAAGAAGAAAGTTGTTAATACTTTGGGTCAATCTCCTGCGGCTTTATTGGGCCAGCCCGCGGCTAAAGTGTTGCCCTTTTATGATGTGGCTTTTTTGGGGCAGCAACGTTTTCGTCTTATTCCAAACTCCGAAGAAGGTTTGTTTGGCAGTTTGACCTTGTCCTTTAAAAATGACGTCATTGGTGCAATGAGTATTGAAGACAGTTTGGGTCAGACAACCGTTATCGAGTTTAACGATATTGAGACTCATGAGGGCGTGTCAGAGAAAAACTTCGTGGTTGACTTGCCATCTGATATTGATGTTTTTATCGAAGAATAA
- a CDS encoding DNA translocase FtsK, producing the protein MSESLSESGRSPMWELFAKQAAFITALVFFLFFSLATYTYNAEDPGWFYSGSSHAIYNSMGALGAIIADISSAFFGSLFLSLPIVFICTLFVVWRNAHKLAPLTHALICTVGSILYLSSGTALSFLHTVGENSYQYGAGGILGRALGSLLFHWVGYDGATLVSLAIWLLSLTLLLQLHWIFMAEKIGEEAFILYRRICAFFENRKIENSAEEEVKDVAANEEYTHEEAMSDIDEPALFRKLRKAKSSEMVHESNASTSDESQFEVGRKEPLFSTLVNYFKRNKSVPHRQPLHSSHDREVNLGEFDQADLMSASASDEFSLGDLDINVEDTLYVEGSPSVNKAASKPLASTKKIETDSPDKPKAQVDIPFEKTQSQPQKSPVDMVNSGHKPAVRTLSEAKQLENLGGAESGLSSIKGPSLFSLPDRSILTKPQPKKGGYTEDELIALSELLEIRLLDFGVKAEVVEVNPGPVITRFEIQPAPGVKVSRITNLAKDLARSLSVMSVRVVEVIAGKSTIGIEIPNQIRDTVYFSEVIHCDAYDKSTSPLTLSLGHDISGEPVVVDLAKMPHVLVAGTTGSGKSVGVNAMILSMLLKSTPDEVRMIMVDPKMLELSIYEGIPHLLTPVITDMKDAANGLRWSVDEMERRYKLMSKLGVRNIAGYNKKVREAIESGSPIEDPLWQPDGEAMFSLDGVPRTVPLLEPLPYIVIVVDEFADMMMIVGKKVEELIARIAQKARAAGIHLILATQRPSVDVITGLIKANIPTRMAFQVSSKIDSRTILDQGGADQLLGMGDMLYLPAGLPTPIRVHGAFVSDEEVHAVVEEWRERGEPDYIEDVVVNPEDLMSATGDSEDKDALYDEAVKIVVETRKASISSIQRRLKIGYNRAANLVEAMESAGLVGPMGTNGQREVLIPES; encoded by the coding sequence TTGTCAGAAAGTTTGAGTGAGTCGGGACGATCACCTATGTGGGAGTTGTTTGCTAAACAGGCGGCCTTTATTACGGCCTTGGTATTTTTTTTATTTTTTAGCTTAGCGACTTATACCTATAATGCCGAAGACCCAGGTTGGTTTTATTCTGGTAGTAGTCATGCCATCTATAATTCGATGGGGGCATTAGGGGCGATCATCGCTGACATCAGCTCGGCCTTTTTTGGCTCACTGTTTTTATCTTTACCTATTGTGTTTATCTGCACTCTATTTGTTGTGTGGCGTAACGCGCATAAATTAGCGCCTTTGACCCACGCGCTTATTTGTACGGTTGGCTCCATTTTATATTTGTCCTCTGGTACGGCTTTGAGCTTCTTACACACTGTAGGTGAAAATAGTTATCAGTATGGGGCTGGTGGTATCCTAGGGAGGGCTCTTGGTAGTTTACTTTTTCATTGGGTTGGTTACGATGGCGCCACCCTAGTATCTTTAGCGATATGGCTGTTGTCGCTCACTTTGCTTTTGCAATTGCATTGGATTTTTATGGCTGAAAAAATCGGTGAGGAAGCGTTTATTCTTTATCGTCGCATTTGCGCTTTTTTTGAAAACCGTAAAATTGAAAACTCAGCTGAGGAAGAGGTTAAAGACGTTGCGGCTAATGAAGAATACACGCATGAGGAAGCGATGTCTGATATCGATGAACCTGCTTTATTTAGAAAGCTACGTAAAGCTAAGTCCAGCGAAATGGTTCATGAAAGTAACGCAAGCACATCGGATGAAAGTCAATTTGAGGTAGGCCGTAAAGAGCCGTTATTTTCGACACTTGTAAATTATTTTAAACGCAATAAATCTGTACCGCACCGCCAGCCATTACATTCATCTCATGATAGGGAGGTGAATCTTGGTGAATTTGACCAAGCGGATCTTATGTCGGCATCGGCAAGTGATGAGTTTTCACTTGGTGATTTAGATATTAATGTTGAAGATACTTTATATGTTGAGGGGTCACCTTCTGTAAATAAAGCCGCTTCTAAACCTTTAGCATCAACAAAAAAAATTGAGACAGACTCTCCTGATAAACCAAAGGCTCAAGTAGATATTCCGTTTGAAAAAACACAAAGCCAACCACAAAAAAGCCCAGTTGATATGGTGAACTCGGGTCATAAACCTGCTGTTCGGACGCTGTCAGAAGCGAAGCAGTTGGAAAATCTTGGTGGTGCTGAATCTGGCCTATCTTCAATAAAGGGCCCGTCATTATTCAGTTTGCCAGATCGTTCTATTTTAACAAAACCGCAACCTAAAAAAGGCGGATATACGGAAGATGAATTAATCGCACTTTCTGAATTGTTGGAAATTCGATTGCTTGATTTTGGCGTAAAAGCCGAGGTGGTTGAGGTTAATCCTGGGCCAGTGATTACGCGTTTTGAAATTCAACCAGCTCCAGGCGTCAAGGTGTCACGTATTACCAATTTAGCAAAAGACCTAGCGCGTTCTTTAAGTGTGATGAGTGTGCGAGTAGTGGAGGTCATTGCTGGTAAATCAACCATTGGTATAGAAATTCCAAATCAAATACGCGATACGGTGTATTTTAGTGAAGTAATTCATTGTGATGCTTATGATAAGTCTACCTCACCCTTAACTCTGTCTTTAGGTCATGACATATCAGGTGAGCCTGTGGTTGTTGATTTAGCAAAAATGCCCCATGTTTTGGTGGCGGGGACAACCGGCTCAGGTAAATCTGTCGGTGTGAATGCCATGATATTAAGTATGCTGCTTAAATCGACACCCGATGAGGTTCGCATGATCATGGTTGATCCTAAGATGCTTGAGTTGTCTATTTATGAAGGTATTCCACATTTATTGACTCCTGTTATTACCGATATGAAAGATGCGGCTAATGGGCTACGTTGGTCTGTTGATGAAATGGAGCGTCGATATAAGCTCATGTCAAAGTTAGGCGTCCGAAATATTGCTGGGTATAACAAAAAAGTGAGAGAGGCGATTGAATCGGGTAGTCCAATAGAGGATCCTTTATGGCAACCGGACGGCGAGGCCATGTTTTCGTTAGACGGTGTGCCAAGAACCGTACCACTCTTAGAGCCACTCCCTTATATTGTAATCGTCGTGGACGAATTCGCTGATATGATGATGATTGTTGGTAAAAAGGTTGAAGAACTTATTGCCCGCATAGCTCAAAAAGCACGTGCAGCTGGAATCCATTTGATTCTAGCGACACAACGTCCATCGGTTGATGTTATTACTGGCCTAATTAAGGCAAATATTCCGACTAGAATGGCATTTCAGGTGTCATCAAAAATTGATTCTAGGACGATACTTGATCAAGGGGGTGCGGATCAGCTTTTGGGCATGGGAGACATGCTTTATCTACCCGCTGGGTTGCCAACACCAATTCGGGTTCATGGTGCTTTTGTTTCGGATGAAGAGGTTCATGCTGTTGTAGAAGAGTGGCGTGAGAGGGGGGAGCCTGACTATATTGAAGATGTTGTTGTTAATCCAGAGGATTTAATGTCGGCAACAGGCGACTCTGAAGATAAAGATGCTTTGTATGATGAAGCTGTAAAAATTGTGGTTGAAACTCGTAAAGCCTCAATTTCTTCTATTCAGAGACGCCTTAAAATAGGGTATAACAGGGCGGCCAATCTTGTGGAGGCAATGGAGTCTGCAGGTCTTGTGGGTCCAATGGGGACAAATGGTCAAAGAGAAGTGCTTATACCAGAGTCTTAA
- the aat gene encoding leucyl/phenylalanyl-tRNA--protein transferase: MTQQTEQKTLTLLNDSPFDIPIPHKALDDPDGLCAVGGDLSVIRLINMYQHGFFPWYSEPDPILWWHPTNRCVLMPSQFHLSRSMRKHLRKHSWEIKINTAFDEVMNHCSMSRQSKEGTWISDEIKTAYKELQLSGFAHSVEVWEDSTLIGGFYGVCIDHVFFGESMFSNKENASKTALYALCQYASDIGVELIDCQVESSHLLSLGAKLIDRSIFCDLLKKYCVEAQGNLALTNTKTISWKITP; encoded by the coding sequence ATGACACAGCAAACAGAGCAAAAAACACTGACCTTATTGAATGACTCTCCTTTTGACATACCGATACCTCATAAGGCACTAGATGATCCTGATGGATTATGTGCTGTAGGCGGCGATTTAAGCGTAATACGCCTTATTAATATGTATCAACATGGTTTTTTCCCTTGGTATAGTGAACCAGACCCAATTTTATGGTGGCATCCAACAAATAGATGCGTGCTTATGCCATCTCAATTTCACTTATCTAGATCAATGAGAAAACACCTAAGAAAGCACTCATGGGAAATAAAAATTAATACCGCCTTTGATGAAGTGATGAACCATTGTTCGATGAGTCGCCAGAGCAAAGAAGGGACATGGATTTCTGATGAAATCAAAACCGCGTACAAAGAACTGCAATTGTCTGGCTTCGCCCACTCAGTAGAAGTATGGGAAGATAGCACCCTCATAGGTGGGTTTTATGGCGTCTGTATTGACCATGTTTTTTTTGGGGAGTCCATGTTTTCAAATAAAGAAAACGCCTCTAAAACAGCCTTATACGCACTTTGTCAATATGCATCAGACATTGGAGTAGAATTAATCGACTGCCAAGTGGAATCGAGCCACCTACTTTCTCTAGGTGCAAAATTAATCGACAGGTCAATCTTCTGTGATCTGCTAAAAAAATATTGTGTGGAGGCTCAAGGTAATCTAGCGTTAACAAATACCAAGACAATTTCTTGGAAAATTACCCCTTAA
- the infA gene encoding translation initiation factor IF-1, with translation MAKEDSLEMEGTIIDTLPNTMFRVELENGHVVIAHISGKMRKNYIRILTGDKVKVELTPYDLTKGRIVYRAR, from the coding sequence GTGGCAAAAGAAGACAGCTTAGAAATGGAAGGCACTATCATTGATACACTGCCTAACACCATGTTCCGCGTCGAACTAGAAAACGGACACGTTGTAATTGCGCATATTTCAGGAAAAATGCGCAAAAATTACATTCGTATATTAACTGGCGATAAAGTAAAAGTTGAACTTACACCTTACGACTTAACTAAGGGTCGTATCGTTTATCGTGCACGTTAA